Proteins encoded together in one Ciona intestinalis chromosome 3, KH, whole genome shotgun sequence window:
- the LOC113474106 gene encoding uncharacterized protein LOC113474106 — protein MANLYQILLLLFMFCAESRSESKTISQWSYSRCSKSQTQMSHINFTTKLPSLWYGYDVAVRVIPSDPTVDHEFNATVTEIKIKNNVAIVELNRTDQNMGWDQMPITVIVTETGYDDIIDYIRRTASVHYNLDEGNYVTNSTSNRVSGLIDKGLSKLPALQSNPDRQPILSSDDHNGRKYLIFNGTNQVLLVPGLDIDTVSMLSVTIVYRIDGYDDTYSISKNGLFGNAITNHNKYVYVQKDDKIVISGTTSEYVAANARINNVKAAAINVWNILTVQWDVDGGMDASSVWCNGQLLERFQARPVLSVPSTFNIGDTNTKTNLPFKGAIGEFLTYRGQVLSDEMITDHHRYFMDRWAISS, from the exons ATGGCGAATCTTTACCAAATTCTTCTGTtgctttttatgttttgcgcTGAATCACGTTCAG aatcgAAAACGATTTCTCAATGGAGTTATAGCAGGTGTTCCAAATCGCAAACCCAAATGTCTCACATCaattttacaaccaaattgCCCTCCTTGTGGTATGGATATGATGTAGCAGTCAGAGTTATACCAAGTGACCCCACTGTAGATCACGAGTTTAATGCGACAGTGACCGAAATCAAAATCAAGAATAACGTTGCGATTGTTGAACTCAATAGAACAGATCAAAACATGGGTTGGGATCAAATGCCAATTACTGTGATCGTCACTGAAACAG GGTACGACGACATTATTGACTACATTCGTCGAACTGCGTCAGTGCATTACAACTTAGATGAAGGgaattacgtcacaaatagTACCTCTAATCGTGTTTCTGGATTGATCGATAAAGGCTTGTCAAAGTTACCAGCATTGCAAAGCAACCCTGATCGACAACCCATATTGTCGAGCGATGATCATAACGGAAGAAagtatttgatttttaatggAACTAATCAAGTGCTACTGGTTCCTGGATTGGATATAGACACAGTTAGTATGTTGTCAGTCACTATCGTTTATCGAATCGATGGATACGATGATACGTATTCCATAAGCAAAAACGGCTTGTTTGGCAACGCTATTACAAAtcataataaatatgtttatgttCAAAAGGATGACAAAATAGTTATATCCGGAACTACTTCCGAATATGTTGCGGCAAATGCTCgaataaataatgtaaaagctGCTGCAATCAATGTGTGGAATATTCTTACAGTTCAATGGGACGTGGATGGTGGAATGGATGCAAGTAGTGTTTGGTGCAACGGACAACTACTCGAACGTTTTCAAGCAAGACCAGTTTTATCAGTGCCCAGCACCTTTAATATCGGTGACACAAACACCAAAACAAATCTGCCATTCAAAGGAGCGATTGGTGAATTTTTAACGTACCGGGGCCAAGTCCTTTCAGATGAAATGATAACTGATCACCACCGTTATTTCATGGATCGGTGGGCCATCTCGTCTTAA
- the LOC100177963 gene encoding catenin alpha-2, whose amino-acid sequence MSSVASSNSGQKWNPKNLEIRTLSVEKTLEPLVVQVTTLVNNKGPSNKKKGRSKRPKVLVADVEKATSLFIEHGLEIARDNPELKAELEEAVEDTRRDGEVMSKTSHAFADDPCSSMKRGSMVRAARALLSSVTRLLILADMADIYNLLRQLKIARKSVGLVKDSNNPDDLIKNFKAFGTDLARLNHATMLRQNDLKDLRRRDELAAARADLKKNSMMLYTSSLASIRHPEVAAAKANRDYVYRKVLGAMDRISTAVQATGPSEPRPEEGAGELAFALDEFLQRVDMEPLDFDEVRHRPSLEERLESIISGAALMADSSCTREDRRERIVAECNAVRQALQDLLQEYLNNAGRRDKSDDLEAAVDHMMQKTKDLRRQLCKAVIDHVSDSFLDTNIPILVLIEAAQSGDEKQVKEYAQVFREHANKLVEVANLACSMSSNEEGVKMVKMAAKQIETLCPQVINAALTLAARPSSKIAQDNMNVFKDAWLNQVQTLTEAVDEITTIENFLAVSEAHILEDVTSCVVALQQGNPEMLDRKGGDIRGRTARICQVVISEMEHYEPDYYTQKVVDSCEMLKSQVMPKFEARLETTINALAKDPQEDPQENEFIDSSRFVYDAVREVRRAVLMIKNPEDVDDSDIDAMDGSESGASRLSGKTVETESGPTDQTMMRRLPEAEKAKILQNVQEFVKEKTLLDLEISKWDESSNDIIVLAKSMCVIMMDMTDFTRGRGRLKNTSDVIDAAREIADAGSRLDKLARAIAEVCPDSSVKQDLLAYLQRIALYCHQLNMCAKVKAEVQNISGEMIVSGLDSATSLIQAAKNLMNAVVLTVKSSYVGSTKYRKAGTMHTDGILWKMKAPEKKPLIRREIGDDKKAPVRRASQKRLVNPAQALSEFKADI is encoded by the coding sequence ATGAGCTCTGTCGCATCGTCTAACTCTGGACAGAAATGGAATCCAAAAAACTTAGAAATTCGTACTCTTTCTGTTGAAAAGACGCTGGAACCGCTTGTAGTTCAAGTGACAACGTTGGTTAACAATAAGGGACCATCAAACAAGAAGAAAGGTAGAAGCAAACGACCAAAAGTTTTAGTTGCAGATGTGGAAAAAGCAActtctttgtttattgaaCATGGATTGGAAATAGCAAGGGATAATCCGGAGTTAAAAGCTGAACTGGAAGAAGCTGTTGAAGATACACGCCGTGATGGTGAAGTTATGTCTAAAACATCTCATGCCTTTGCTGATGATCCATGTTCTTCAATGAAAAGAGGAAGTATGGTTCGAGCGGCAAGAGCTCTTCTATCTTCTGTCACTCGACTCTTGATCCTTGCTGACATGGCTGATATTTACAACTTGCTGCGACAACTTAAAATTGCAAGGAAGTCCGTGGGCTTGGTTAAGGATTCTAATAATCCGGATGATTTGATCAAAAATTTCAAGGCTTTTGGGACGGATTTGGCTCGTCTCAACCATGCAACTATGTTGAGGCAGAACGATTTAAAAGATTTACGCAGAAGAGATGAACTTGCTGCTGCTCGTGCAGACCTTAAGAAGAACAGCATGATGTTGTACACTTCATCACTAGCTTCCATTCGACATCCAGAAGTTGCGGCAGCAAAAGCCAATCGTGATTATGTTTACAGAAAGGTCTTGGGTGCGATGGATCGGATTTCAACTGCGGTGCAAGCAACAGGGCCATCGGAACCTAGGCCAGAAGAAGGTGCTGGCGAACTAGCCTTTGCTTTGGATGAATTTCTCCAGCGAGTGGATATGGAGCCTCTTGACTTTGATGAGGTCCGTCACCGCCCATCACTTGAAGAGAGGCTTGAGAGTATCATCAGTGGAGCTGCTTTAATGGCTGATTCATCTTGTACTAGAGAGGATAGACGTGAAAGAATTGTTGCTGAATGCAATGCTGTCAGACAAGCTCTACAGGATCTCTTGCAGGAATATTTGAACAACGCTGGTCGTCGTGATAAATCCGATGATCTGGAAGCTGCTGTGGATCACATGATGCAGAAGACAAAAGACCTTCGTCGCCAGTTATGTAAGGCAGTTATCGACCATGTTTCTGATTCTTTCTTAGATACCAACATCCCTATTCTTGTACTCATCGAAGCAGCACAAAGCGGAGATGAAAAGCAGGTGAAGGAATACGCACAAGTCTTCCGTGAACATGCAAATAAATTGGTTGAAGTTGCGAACCTAGCATGCTCTATGTCTAGCAATGAGGAAGGAGTTAAGATGGTGAAAATGGCAGCAAAACAAATTGAGACCTTGTGTCCACAAGTTATCAATGCTGCGCTTACACTGGCTGCACGACCTAGTAGTAAAATTGCCCAGGATAACATGAATGTCTTCAAAGATGCTTGGTTAAATCAAGTTCAAACACTCACTGAAGCAGTGGATGAAATTACCACCATCGAGAATTTCTTGGCAGTTTCTGAAGCTCATATCCTGGAAGACGTTACCAGCTGTGTGGTGGCACTTCAGCAAGGTAACCCGGAGATGCTGGATAGAAAAGGAGGTGACATTCGTGGCAGAACAGCCAGAATTTGCCAGGTGGTCATTAGTGAAATGGAGCATTATGAACCAGACTACTACACACAAAAGGTGGTTGACTCATGTGAAATGCTTAAGAGCCAGGTGATGCCAAAATTCGAGGCTCGATTGGAAACCACAATTAATGCTTTGGCTAAGGATCCTCAAGAAGACCCACAGGAGAATGAGTTTATTGATAGCTCCCGTTTTGTGTACGATGCTGTGCGTGAAGTTCGTCGTGCTGTGTTGATGATCAAGAATCCAGAAGATGTTGATGATTCAGACATAGATGCCATGGATGGTTCCGAGAGTGGAGCAAGTCGTCTCAGTGGAAAGACGGTGGAGACAGAAAGTGGCCCAACAGATCAAACCATGATGAGAAGGTTGCCAGAGGCTGAAAAAGCAAAGATTTTACAGAATGTGCAAGAATTTGTCAAGGAGAAAACTCTTCTTGATCTTGAGATTTCAAAATGGGACGAATCATCTAACGATATTATTGTGCTGGCTAAATCTATGTGTGTAATTATGATGGACATGACTGACTTCACACGGGGACGAGGACGTCTAAAGAACACAAGTGATGTGATTGATGCAGCTCGAGAGATTGCTGATGCTGGATCCAGGTTGGACAAATTGGCAAGAGCTATTGCAGAGGTTTGCCCAGACTCAAGTGTGAAACAAGATTTGCTTGCTTACCTTCAGCGAATTGCTTTGTATTGCCATCAGTTGAACATGTGCGCTAAAGTGAAGGCAGAGGTGCAGAATATTTCTGGTGAGATGATAGTGTCCGGGCTCGACAGTGCCACATCGCTTATCCAAGCTGCCAAGAACTTGATGAATGCGGTAGTCCTTACTGTCAAATCATCGTACGTTGGCTCAACCAAGTACAGGAAAGCAGGTACCATGCATACAGATGGTATTTTGTGGAAAATGAAGGCCCCAGAGAAGAAACCACTTATTCGAAGAGAAATTGGTGATGACAAAAAGGCTCCTGTTCGGCGGGCTTCACAGAAACGACTTGTCAATCCAGCCCAGGCCCTTAGTGAGTTTAAAGCTGACATTTAA
- the LOC108949321 gene encoding uncharacterized protein LOC108949321 yields the protein MTNRCQTLLFLSILCAEVFSESKEISEWSFTACSKSPTQQSTMNFTTKLPSLWYGYDVAVRVIPSDPTVDHEFNATVTEIKIQNNVAIVELNRTDQNMGWDQMPITVIVTETGYDITDYIRRTASVHYSLDEGNYVTNSSSNLVSGLIDKGLSKLPALQSNPDRQPTLSSDDHNGRKYLIFNGIDQVLVTRLNIDTVNVLSVSIVYRIDGYENSTYHLINGLFGNDNHGWKKFVSFTINGELNISGTTSTYSTINARKENVNAAAINVWNVLTVQWDVDGGMDASSVWCNGQLLTRFQAREVSGAPTFAIGDIKTSPIGIPFKGAIGEFLMYRGQVFSDEMITYHHQYFINRWTVSTNFN from the exons ATGACGAATCGTTGCCAGACTCTTCTATTTCTTTCAATACTTTGCGCCGAAGTGTTTTCAG AATCGAAGGAGATTTCAGAATGGAGTTTTACTGCGTGTTCTAAATCGCCAACCCAACAATCTACCATGaattttacaaccaaattgCCCTCCTTGTGGTATGGATATGATGTAGCAGTCAGAGTTATACCAAGTGACCCCACTGTAGATCACGAGTTTAATGCGACAGTGACCGAAATCAAAATCCAGAATAACGTTGCGATTGTTGAACTCAATAGAACAGATCAAAACATGGGTTGGGATCAAATGCCAATTACTGTGATCGTCACTGAAACAG gGTACGACATTACTGACTACATTCGTCGAACTGCGTCAGTGCATTACAGCTTAGATGAAGGgaattacgtcacaaatagTAGCTCGAATCTTGTTTCTGGATTGATCGATAAAGGCTTGTCAAAGTTACCAGCATTGCAAAGCAACCCTGATCGGCAACCCACATTGTCGAGCGATGACCATAACGGAAGAAAATACTTGATTTTTAATGGAATTGATCAAGTGCTGGTTACTAGGTTGAATATAGACACAGTTAATGTGTTGTCAGTTTCTATCGTTTACCGAATCGATGGTTACGAGAACTCTACTTATCATCTTATAAACGGCCTGTTCGGGAACGATAATCATGGTTGGAAGAAATTTGTTTCTTTCACAATAAATGGCGAATTGAATATATCCGGAACAACCTCCACATATTCCACAATAAATGCTCGCAAGGAAAATGTAAACGCTGCTGCAATCAATGTGTGGAATGTTCTTACAGTTCAATGGGACGTGGATGGTGGAATGGATGCAAGTAGTGTTTGGTGCAACGGACAACTACTTACACGTTTTCAAGCAAGAGAAGTTTCAGGCGCGCCCACCTTTGCTATCGGTGACATAAAAACATCACCAATAGGCATACCATTCAAGGGGGCGATTGGTGAATTTTTGATGTACCGAGGGCAAGTTTTTTCTGATGAAATGATAACTTATCACCACCAATATTTCATCAATCGATGGACTGTTTCAACTAATTTCAACTAA
- the LOC100180320 gene encoding testis-specific serine/threonine-protein kinase 2-like: MFCRSESSILQKKGYVLGPELGQGSYAVVKSATWQKPGSTDPLKVALKIINGPQVPQDFKDKFLPRELDIVKILNHDNVIRTMEIFTGGRKTYLSLEFAGRGDMLGYIQMRGALEEKESATLFKQLVNGVGYLHANGVVHRDLKCENVLLSNRNRIKVADFGFSRKMSLRDLSMTFCGSAAYAAPEILQGIPYRGPAADLWSMGVILFVMNCAIMPFRDNSMKTLLLDQKLPLRYTDKLDKSLTDKAKEIMQGLLVFDADKRLRMHDVAVHSWLKQAVKPDSAADSAPSKIEKLPSSTGNEATNSETNK, translated from the exons ATGTTTTGTCGCAGTGAAAGTTCAATTCTTCAAAAGAAAGGATATGTTCTTGGTCCTGAGTTGGGCCAGGGAAGTTACGCTGTTGTAAAAAGTGCTACTTGGCAAAAACCTGGAAGTACAGACCCGTTAAAAGtagctttaaaaattataaacggACCACAGGTCCCACAAGACTTCAAAGATAAGTTTCTGCCTCGTGAGCTGGATATTGTAAAGATTTTGAATCATGACAATGTTATTCGCACGATGGAAATATTTACTGGAGGAAGGAAGACATACTTAAGTTTAGAATTTGCTGGACGTGGCGATATGCTTGGCTACATTCAAATGAGAGGCGCCCTGGAAGAAAAGGAGTCGGCAACATTGTTCAAGCAGCTGGTTAATGGAGTGGGATACCTACACGCGAATGGCGTTGTTCACCGCGACCTGAAATGTGAGAATGTACTGCTTAGCAACAGAAACAGAATTAAGGTCGCAGATTTTGGGTTTTCCCGCAAAATGAGCTTGCGTGACTTGAGCATGACGTTTTGTGGAAGTGCAGCCTACGCTGCCCCAGAAATCCTACAG GGAATACCTTATCGTGGACCCGCTGCTGACCTCTGGAGTATGGGTGTCATTCTGTTTGTGATGAATTGCGCAATCATGCCTTTCCGCGATAACAGCATGAAAACTCTGCTCCTCGACCAAAAGCTGCCGTTACGTTATACCGATAAACTAGACAAATCACTTACCGATAAAGCCAAAGAAATTATGCAAGGGTTGCTCGTTTTTGATGCCGATAAACGACTACGAATGCACGACGTGGCAGTGCATAGTTGGTTAAAACAGGCCGTGAAACCGGATAGCGCTGCAGACAGTGCGCCAAGTAAAATTGAAAAGCTTCCATCAAGCACTGGTAACGAAGCCACCAATAGCGAAACCAATAAATAA